ACATCAACGAATCCAATTGAATTCTAAATCGCATCGAAAATCATCCATTTAACCCGAATATCGACCTCTTACATAATACCCTAATAGGTTATGGTCTAAactctaataattttttttatagaaattaaaaccTCCAAAAAAGATGTTGGGTCGATTTGGTAACGTCGTTCCCGTGCTGGTACAAAATGCCCCGCAAGCTCAACAGCAACGTGGCATGGCCACACTTAAAGCCATTTCCATTCGTCTTAAATCTGTAAAGAACATACAGAAAATTACTCAGTCCATGAAGATGGTATCAGCTGCCAAATATTCTAGGGCTGAAAGAGAATTAAAACAAGCCAGACCCATCGGTGTTGGAGCTCAACAATTTTACGAAAAGGCCGATGTTCAACCTCCTGCGGAAGCCCCTAAGAAGCTTATGATTGCTATGACATCAGATAGaggtacaaaaaaaaatattataatttttcttaaaaacataacctaaacatcatcattttgacatttcactgaattaatttgattttaagttgctgatttgacatttcatatctgtcaattttgaattttattttatattgattttaattttttaatcttttcatTAAGCTTTATGATTGCTATGACATCAGATAAAggtaccaaaaaaaaattttataggttatatttaatttttctaaaaaacataacctaaacatttaaatgtaatttgatTTGAAGTTGCTGATTTGACATTTCATATCTGTCaatttagaattttattttatattaattttaattgtttgtaTAATTTAGGTTTATGCGGTGCTGTTCATACAAGCGTTGTTCGTCAAATTCGTACCGAACTCGCCGAATCTGGTGAAAATACGAAAGTGATTTGCGTTGGTGATAAATCGCGCGCAATCCTTCAACGTTTATACGGCAAGAACATTATTTTGGTTGCAAACGAAATTGGACGTTTGCCCCCTACATTCACAGACGCCTCCCGTTTAGCGAAAGCCATTCTAACTTCTGGTTATGAGTTTACCTCTGGTAAGATTGTCTATAACCGATTCAAATCGGTCGTTTCTTATTCCACTCAACAGATGCCTGTGTTCAGTTTAGCTGCTGTTACTGTaagagtttattttatttattataattaagttatttaaagaGAACATTTTTAGGCTGCTCCTAAATTGAGTATTTACGATTCGTTGGATAATGATGTGATTCAAAATTACTTGGAATTTTCTTTGGCTGCTTTGATTTTCTACGCATTGAAAGAGGGTGCTTGCAGCGAACAATCATCCCGTATGACTGCTATGGACAATGCTAGCAAGAACGCCGGGGAAATGATTGACAAATTAACCCTGACATTTAACCGTACAAGACAGGCAGTCATCACCAGAGAGttgattgaaattatttcTGGTGCTTCAGCattgtaaattaattcaaaaaaaaactatataaaaaagtaatatgAAAGGACTACCTAAAAAACGGTATTGATATCTaagtaaaaagttttttttgaaaccatttagagaaacagaaaataatctagataatcttaagttttaatttttattttaattccatCGGCATTGTATCAAgcaattataaacaaataaaaaatttggaaatgggGGGGTATGTGTAAAAGTTGAAATAGGCGGCAAAGCGGAAATTAGCCCCAAAAGTCACTGGATACAAAATCGACATCGACCGCTTTTTACTTCTATTTTATCTGTTGCATTATCGATCCCGGTAATTAGGCTTcatcatttgtatttttttttgttgttatattggaataataataaaacatatttggttgtctttatttaaattattaatgcaaTGTTCGCCATTTAAACCTTCATAATTCAATATGCTGGTGATACGAATGTGGGattacaaaatataataaacagtGTAAATAGGACATGGAAGCAGTTCAATATGGCCATAAACGCCGgtaaaacgaaattaatgCTAATATCCCGCAACTCAAACGTCTCCATGCCTGTGAGAGTGGATGGAGTGAGATTGAACAGGGTTGAACAGTGATTGGATGTTGCTATGCAGCTGAGACTGACAAAGTGTTATGCAGTAGAAACTTGGACTTTGAAGACTGTCAGTATAAATCGCATAGAAGCATTTGAAATGTGGAGATACCAAGAATTCTAAAGGTCCCATGGACGTCGCACACGAGCAATGAGGAAGTGCTGAGAAGGTTGAACAAAGATAGGGAGTTAATTCACATAGTGAAGAATGTGCCaaagaaacaattattaatcTCTAAATTCCTATATTTGTAGGCGTATGTACTAAAACTGTACAAAAACCAAAAGATTGAAATAATTCCTAAACTATTCAACTTTGTGTAAGGCATATTTGGCTTAATCTTAACGCATTTCAATATTCATGTTTATGTACCAGTCACCTGTATATTGGTAAAACGAACATGAGACAGCGCACTCTGGAGTGGGCATTCTACTGCACAATAGATCTTcattcatcttcttcttcattcaattttgaacattCTGTCTACTTTATCTGATTGAGAGATCATggaattattattgaaatgcagatacttttttatttctaaaaatctgtttttgatataaatc
This genomic stretch from Onthophagus taurus isolate NC chromosome 7, IU_Otau_3.0, whole genome shotgun sequence harbors:
- the LOC111420360 gene encoding ATP synthase subunit gamma, mitochondrial, with the translated sequence MLGRFGNVVPVLVQNAPQAQQQRGMATLKAISIRLKSVKNIQKITQSMKMVSAAKYSRAERELKQARPIGVGAQQFYEKADVQPPAEAPKKLMIAMTSDRGLCGAVHTSVVRQIRTELAESGENTKVICVGDKSRAILQRLYGKNIILVANEIGRLPPTFTDASRLAKAILTSGYEFTSGKIVYNRFKSVVSYSTQQMPVFSLAAVTAAPKLSIYDSLDNDVIQNYLEFSLAALIFYALKEGACSEQSSRMTAMDNASKNAGEMIDKLTLTFNRTRQAVITRELIEIISGASAL